A single region of the Garra rufa chromosome 20, GarRuf1.0, whole genome shotgun sequence genome encodes:
- the hoxc13b gene encoding homeobox protein Hox-C13b produces MEVLSGNCSASHCRDFISHPALGRHSGNLANQGTVYPDITAQDASRQCPAPQDSSCTSLSYGYPFGSPYYGCHLSYTHNVNLQQKPCTYHPDEKYMESNSALPAEELSSRSKEFSIYPSFASSYQTVPGYLDVSVVPGISAHPESRHETLIPMDRYQHWAMSNGWDEQLYCSKEQTHFNHLWKSQFSDMVPHQTEIYGYRRSRKKRVPYTKVQSKELEKEYAASKFITKDKRRRISATTNLSERQVTIWFQNRRVKEKKLECKSKLSVQMHAK; encoded by the exons ATGGAGGTACTGAGCGGGAATTGCTCTGCATCTCACTGCAGGGATTTCATCTCGCATCCTGCACTGGGACGCCACTCTGGGAATCTCGCGAATCAGGGTACAGTATACCCGGATATCACTGCACAAGATGCCAGCCGGCAGTGCCCTGCGCCCCAGGACTCATCGTGCACATCACTAAGCTATGGATACCCATTCGGAAGTCCATATTATGGATGTCATCTTTCGTACACTCACAACGTAAACTTGCAACAGAAGCCATGTACCTATCATCCTGACGAAAAATACATGGAGTCAAACAGTGCGCTGCCAGCTGAAGAGCTTTCCAGTCGGTCCAAAGAATTTTCTATTTACCCAAGCTTTGCCAGCTCTTATCAGACAGTCCCCGGCTATTTGGACGTCTCGGTTGTACCAGGAATCAGTGCGCACCCAGAGTCTCGGCATGAAACCTTAATTCCTATGGACAGGTATCAGCACTGGGCAATGTCGAACGGCTGGGATGAACAACTATATTGTTCTAAGGAACAAACACATTTTAACCACCTATGGAAGTCACAGTTTTCGG ATATGGTGCCACACCAGACCGAGATTTATGGGTACCGTCGCAGTCGTAAGAAGAGAGTACCTTACACTAAAGTTCAATCAAAGGAGCTGGAAAAAGAGTATGCCGCCAGCAAGTTCATCACCAAAGACAAAAGAAGGCGTATCTCCGCCACAACCAATCTCTCGGAACGCCAGGTGACCATCTGGTTCCAGAACCGCCGTGTTAAGGAAAAGAAGTTAGAATGTAAATCAAAGTTAAGCGTCCAAATGCATGCTAAGTGA